Proteins encoded within one genomic window of Methanobacteriales archaeon HGW-Methanobacteriales-1:
- the iorA gene encoding indolepyruvate ferredoxin oxidoreductase subunit alpha, giving the protein MNLKEIVQGKSGEKLFLLGNEAAVRGALEAGISVAATYPGTPSSEIGDVFSKIANDAGVYFEFSINEKVAMEVAAAAAASGVRSFTFMKHVGLNVASDSFMSVVYTGVRGGMIILSADDPSMFSSQNEQDNRHYARLANLPVLEPSNPQEVKDFMKHGYQISEEFSIPILLRTTTRVSHMRGIVELEDIPQSNRKNNETKESNNPNSNPTNNPKGFFHKNPSQFVPVPATARIMHKELVEKMENLLEVSNNSDLNIIYYHGQEISKDPDFDFGGANLGIIASGSAFNYAFDVVEEMGLNIPLLKLGFTYPFPKEIILKFAQNLDKLLVVEEVDPIMENEILKILGSEGLCREVHGKLDGSLPVIYEFNQDIVKDALNSVLNLTEGQSEAQDSNLKSTENKLSNDLALPNRPPTLCPGCPHRAVYYSIKKARENLDINEEDLIFPTDIGCYTLGIESPYEAADYLLAMGSSIGTSCGFSKATNQNIVCFIGDSTFFHSGIPPLINAVHNKHNFVLTVLDNRTTAMTGGQPNPGLPIDGMGDVAPEISIENMVKATGAEFVETINPLSIKKTVDTFERALNYDGVAVVISRYPCVLIKNKETSKKESKKAVMAVDSEKCIQCMECISKMACPAIYETDDSGEQSIEIDPQACKGCTVCVQMCPEKAIRVRK; this is encoded by the coding sequence ATGAATCTCAAAGAGATCGTCCAAGGTAAATCAGGAGAAAAACTGTTTTTATTGGGTAATGAAGCAGCTGTAAGGGGTGCATTAGAGGCAGGAATTTCAGTAGCTGCCACTTATCCAGGTACTCCTTCTTCTGAAATTGGGGACGTATTTTCAAAAATAGCAAATGATGCTGGTGTTTACTTTGAATTTTCTATCAATGAAAAAGTGGCCATGGAAGTTGCTGCGGCTGCCGCAGCTTCAGGTGTCCGTTCATTTACTTTTATGAAGCATGTTGGTCTAAATGTGGCCTCTGACTCATTTATGAGTGTGGTCTATACTGGGGTTCGGGGAGGAATGATTATTCTCTCTGCAGATGATCCTTCAATGTTTTCATCTCAAAATGAACAGGATAATCGTCACTATGCGCGACTGGCTAATTTGCCTGTTTTGGAGCCTTCTAATCCTCAGGAAGTCAAAGACTTTATGAAACACGGTTATCAAATTTCAGAAGAGTTCTCAATTCCTATTTTGCTAAGGACTACTACTAGGGTTTCCCATATGAGGGGAATTGTGGAATTAGAAGATATTCCACAATCTAACAGAAAGAATAATGAAACTAAGGAATCGAATAATCCTAATTCTAATCCTACTAATAATCCTAAAGGATTCTTCCATAAAAATCCATCACAGTTCGTACCTGTCCCAGCAACGGCCAGAATCATGCACAAAGAATTAGTGGAGAAGATGGAAAACCTTTTAGAAGTTTCTAATAATTCTGATTTAAATATAATTTATTATCATGGACAAGAAATTAGTAAAGACCCTGATTTTGATTTTGGAGGAGCTAATTTAGGTATAATTGCTAGTGGCAGTGCATTCAATTATGCTTTTGATGTAGTTGAAGAAATGGGCCTTAATATTCCTTTATTAAAACTCGGATTTACGTACCCATTTCCTAAAGAAATAATCTTAAAATTTGCTCAGAACTTGGATAAATTGCTGGTTGTTGAAGAAGTCGATCCTATAATGGAAAATGAAATATTAAAGATTTTAGGAAGCGAAGGACTTTGTAGAGAAGTTCATGGGAAGTTGGATGGGTCATTACCAGTTATTTATGAATTTAATCAAGATATTGTCAAAGATGCACTAAATAGCGTTTTAAATTTGACTGAAGGCCAAAGTGAAGCTCAAGATTCTAATTTAAAATCCACTGAAAATAAACTTTCAAATGATTTAGCACTTCCTAATAGGCCACCTACGCTCTGCCCAGGGTGTCCGCATCGGGCTGTTTATTATTCTATAAAAAAGGCCCGTGAAAATCTTGATATAAATGAGGAAGATTTAATTTTCCCTACAGATATCGGATGCTACACTTTAGGAATAGAATCTCCTTACGAAGCGGCGGATTACCTTTTAGCCATGGGTTCCAGTATTGGTACTAGCTGTGGATTTTCAAAGGCCACTAATCAGAATATTGTCTGTTTTATTGGTGATTCTACCTTTTTCCATTCTGGAATCCCGCCGCTCATTAATGCGGTTCATAATAAGCACAATTTTGTGCTGACTGTTCTGGATAATCGTACTACGGCCATGACGGGTGGTCAACCTAATCCTGGTCTTCCTATTGATGGAATGGGTGATGTTGCACCAGAAATTTCCATAGAAAACATGGTCAAGGCTACTGGAGCTGAATTTGTAGAGACTATTAATCCTTTGAGTATTAAAAAGACGGTGGATACCTTTGAGCGAGCATTAAACTATGATGGGGTGGCAGTGGTCATTTCCAGATATCCCTGTGTATTAATTAAAAATAAGGAAACTTCTAAAAAGGAAAGTAAAAAAGCAGTAATGGCTGTTGATTCTGAAAAATGCATTCAATGCATGGAATGTATTTCTAAAATGGCCTGTCCTGCTATTTATGAAACTGATGATTCTGGTGAACAATCTATTGAAATAGATCCACAAGCCTGTAAGGGATGCACGGTTTGTGTTCAAATGTGTCCAGAAAAAGCTATTAGGGTTCGGAAGTGA
- the iorB gene encoding indolepyruvate ferredoxin oxidoreductase subunit beta produces MEECNCNNKLNSVQCGKSEFKNDNINNSLNYKSLNKFRDSKGILNSSTYESPYNIYICGVGGQGIIKTSMIIGEAAISGENGVVMSEIHGMAQRGGVVSTELKIGNSKSSIIEEGKADLLLAFEPLEAVRAAPKANKNTAIIFNTSSIMPFNISASENPYPELSDIIENLESKSNHVFAIDAEKIAKNAGHILSLNMVMLGAATAVHGFPLKKELILESMRNNLPEKSIPINMKAFEDGFEFVKSNIGGIN; encoded by the coding sequence ATGGAAGAATGTAACTGTAATAATAAGTTAAACAGTGTTCAGTGTGGCAAATCCGAGTTTAAAAATGATAATATTAATAACTCCCTCAATTACAAATCCCTCAATAAATTCCGGGATTCAAAGGGTATATTAAACTCTTCAACTTATGAATCACCATATAATATTTATATTTGTGGAGTAGGTGGCCAAGGGATTATAAAAACATCAATGATCATTGGTGAGGCAGCTATTTCTGGAGAAAATGGAGTGGTAATGAGTGAAATCCATGGAATGGCCCAGAGAGGAGGAGTTGTTTCCACAGAACTTAAAATTGGCAATTCAAAAAGTTCTATCATTGAAGAAGGCAAAGCTGATCTTTTGCTGGCCTTTGAACCACTAGAAGCGGTTCGTGCAGCACCTAAAGCTAATAAAAATACGGCCATAATTTTTAATACATCTTCTATAATGCCTTTTAATATTTCGGCCAGTGAAAATCCTTATCCTGAACTTTCGGATATAATTGAGAACTTGGAGTCTAAATCAAATCATGTTTTTGCCATTGATGCAGAAAAGATTGCTAAGAACGCAGGTCATATTCTTTCTTTGAATATGGTGATGTTAGGAGCGGCCACGGCAGTGCATGGGTTTCCTCTAAAAAAAGAATTGATATTAGAATCTATGCGAAATAATCTGCCTGAAAAGAGTATTCCAATTAATATGAAAGCCTTTGAAGATGGATTTGAATTTGTTAAGTCTAATATTGGTGGAATTAACTAA
- a CDS encoding acetolactate synthase — protein sequence MKLKQISIFLENKEGRLKKAISILSQANTNIRALSIADTSEFGILRLIVPEPEKAQKKLEENNFVVKVNEVIAVEVPDQPGGLDSILSILYGSQINVEYLYAFVEKNEDKAIVVIKTENIDEGIAALEESNIKIMSAEDVNKL from the coding sequence ATGAAATTAAAACAGATTTCTATATTTCTTGAAAATAAAGAAGGGAGATTAAAAAAAGCTATAAGCATTCTTTCCCAGGCCAATACCAATATAAGGGCCCTTTCCATAGCAGACACATCTGAATTCGGTATTCTCCGATTAATAGTTCCTGAACCAGAAAAAGCTCAGAAAAAACTGGAAGAAAATAATTTTGTGGTTAAAGTCAACGAAGTAATTGCTGTGGAAGTTCCTGACCAGCCAGGAGGCCTGGACAGCATATTAAGCATTTTATACGGTTCTCAGATTAATGTAGAATATCTTTACGCCTTTGTAGAAAAAAATGAAGACAAGGCCATTGTAGTAATAAAAACAGAGAATATAGATGAAGGTATTGCTGCTTTAGAAGAGTCAAACATTAAAATAATGTCTGCCGAAGACGTTAACAAACTTTAA
- a CDS encoding phenylacetate--CoA ligase, with product MIWNKKAECMSNEEKEELQLKLLKEVVKRAYENVPYYKNRFDKLNIKPEDIQTLKDIKKLPFTTKTDLRDAYPFGMFAVPEEEIIEVHTSSGTTGKPTVSGYTQKDLEIWGEVMGRALTMAGAGKKDKIQNCYGYGLFTGGLGVHYGTQTIGATVIPISAGNTQRQIEIMQDFQTSIITCTPSYALYLAEVLEKNGVDIKDLNLKAGVFGAEMWTEEMRNAIEDRLGLSALNIYGLTEIIGPGVAQECEAKNGLHIFEDHFYPEIIDPKTQETLGEGEKGELVLTTLTRDGMPILRFRTKDITGLRKEKCDCGRTQVRMDRITGRTDDMLKIRGVIVFPSQIEKALLKIEGLHPQYQIIVTRPKHLDELEVQVEASPALFSDEVKHIEEVKKMIESYIHSEIGLRVNVTLVEPESLPRSEGKAVRVIDKRNFD from the coding sequence ATGATATGGAACAAAAAAGCCGAATGCATGTCCAATGAAGAAAAAGAAGAATTACAACTAAAATTATTAAAAGAAGTGGTTAAAAGGGCCTATGAAAATGTTCCTTATTATAAAAATCGTTTTGATAAATTGAATATTAAACCAGAAGATATTCAAACTTTAAAAGACATCAAAAAGCTACCATTTACCACTAAAACTGATTTAAGGGATGCTTATCCTTTTGGAATGTTTGCCGTTCCAGAAGAAGAAATAATAGAGGTCCATACCTCCTCAGGAACAACTGGTAAGCCAACAGTATCAGGATATACTCAAAAAGACTTGGAAATCTGGGGAGAAGTTATGGGAAGAGCACTTACTATGGCTGGAGCTGGTAAGAAAGATAAAATACAAAATTGTTATGGTTATGGGCTTTTTACTGGAGGATTAGGTGTTCACTATGGAACCCAAACTATAGGAGCCACAGTTATCCCTATATCTGCGGGAAATACCCAAAGGCAGATAGAAATTATGCAGGACTTTCAAACCAGTATAATAACCTGCACACCTTCTTATGCACTGTATCTGGCCGAAGTTCTGGAAAAAAATGGAGTGGATATCAAGGATCTCAATTTAAAGGCCGGAGTCTTTGGTGCAGAAATGTGGACTGAAGAAATGAGAAATGCTATAGAAGATCGTTTAGGCCTCAGCGCTTTGAATATTTATGGTCTTACCGAAATTATCGGCCCTGGAGTGGCCCAGGAATGTGAAGCAAAAAATGGATTGCATATTTTTGAAGATCACTTTTATCCGGAAATAATAGATCCTAAAACTCAAGAAACTCTGGGTGAAGGTGAAAAAGGAGAATTGGTTTTAACTACACTCACCAGAGACGGTATGCCTATTCTTCGTTTTAGAACAAAAGACATAACTGGATTGCGAAAGGAAAAATGTGATTGTGGTCGTACTCAAGTAAGAATGGACCGAATTACTGGCCGTACAGATGACATGCTAAAAATTAGGGGCGTTATTGTATTCCCATCACAAATCGAAAAGGCTTTACTCAAAATAGAAGGATTACACCCCCAATATCAAATCATTGTGACTAGACCAAAACACTTAGATGAATTAGAAGTTCAGGTAGAAGCTTCACCAGCTCTATTTTCTGATGAAGTGAAACATATAGAAGAAGTAAAAAAGATGATAGAGTCTTATATACACAGTGAAATTGGCCTAAGAGTTAATGTTACTCTAGTAGAACCAGAAAGTTTACCTAGAAGTGAAGGAAAAGCAGTAAGAGTTATAGATAAGCGAAATTTTGATTAA
- a CDS encoding sodium:solute symporter has translation MDVLLLSIIVLAYIIIIGYTGYVAWKRTNTAEDFMVAGRTTHPYIMAMSYGATFISTAAIVGFGGMAGVYGMGLLWLTVLNILVGIFIAFVFFGKKTRKMGHNLKALTFPELLSRRFDSKFIQYFSGLVIFLGMPLYAAAVLIGMARFVETTLNIDYSIALVGLALIVALYVIFGGIKGVMYTDAVQGTIMFFGMIFLLFGIYYLLGGVTEANQALTNMSHLLPQAAAATGATGWTSIPSFGSPFWWTLVSTLILGVGIGVLSQPQLIVRFMTVKSNKELNRAVLIGGVFIALMTGTAFIVGALSNVYFYQQTGQIAIAAALGNADKIIPLFIATAMPLWFAYIFMITLISAAMSTLSAQFHVQGTALGRDVYETLSKKTGGASTVVIARGGIVIAVILAVILGFTLPANIVAVGTALWFSLTAGAFLSMYVCAVYWKRATTTGVISGMVVGTIVSVFWLLFVYKKSAVALGLCNFLFGKVTLITGMPWNAMDPIVVGLPIAAIITVAVTLLTKPMAKEHIDKCFEGM, from the coding sequence ATGGATGTACTATTGTTATCAATTATCGTGTTAGCATACATCATTATAATAGGTTACACCGGATACGTGGCGTGGAAGCGGACTAACACCGCAGAAGACTTCATGGTAGCTGGTCGTACAACCCATCCCTACATCATGGCCATGAGTTACGGTGCCACATTTATTAGTACCGCAGCTATTGTTGGTTTTGGAGGAATGGCGGGTGTTTATGGAATGGGCCTTCTTTGGCTCACTGTTTTGAATATTTTAGTGGGAATATTCATTGCATTTGTCTTCTTTGGAAAGAAAACCAGGAAAATGGGACACAATTTAAAGGCCCTAACCTTTCCTGAGCTTTTATCCCGAAGATTTGATAGTAAATTCATACAGTACTTTAGTGGGCTGGTTATATTCTTGGGAATGCCATTATATGCGGCAGCAGTACTTATTGGTATGGCCCGTTTTGTAGAAACCACTTTGAACATCGACTACTCCATAGCTCTTGTGGGATTGGCTTTAATTGTAGCTCTTTATGTGATATTCGGAGGAATTAAAGGTGTTATGTACACCGATGCAGTTCAAGGAACTATCATGTTTTTTGGAATGATTTTCCTCTTATTTGGGATTTACTACTTGTTAGGTGGAGTTACTGAAGCTAATCAGGCCTTAACTAACATGTCTCATTTGTTGCCTCAAGCTGCGGCAGCCACAGGGGCAACGGGATGGACATCTATTCCATCGTTTGGAAGTCCATTCTGGTGGACATTGGTATCTACTCTAATTTTAGGGGTTGGAATCGGTGTTTTATCTCAACCACAGCTCATTGTTCGTTTCATGACTGTTAAATCAAACAAGGAATTAAACAGGGCCGTATTAATTGGTGGTGTATTCATTGCATTAATGACTGGAACTGCATTCATTGTAGGAGCATTATCTAATGTGTACTTCTATCAACAAACGGGCCAAATAGCTATTGCTGCAGCATTAGGAAATGCAGATAAAATAATTCCATTATTCATAGCTACGGCTATGCCTTTATGGTTTGCCTACATTTTCATGATTACTCTGATCTCTGCAGCAATGTCCACACTTTCTGCTCAATTCCACGTTCAAGGAACTGCTTTAGGTAGGGATGTATATGAAACTCTCTCTAAAAAGACGGGTGGAGCTTCTACAGTAGTTATAGCTCGAGGAGGAATTGTAATCGCTGTTATTTTAGCAGTAATTCTTGGATTCACCCTTCCCGCAAATATTGTTGCGGTAGGAACTGCACTTTGGTTCTCACTCACTGCTGGAGCATTCTTAAGTATGTATGTTTGCGCAGTATACTGGAAAAGAGCCACAACCACTGGTGTAATTTCTGGAATGGTTGTTGGAACTATTGTAAGCGTATTCTGGCTACTATTTGTTTACAAAAAATCTGCAGTAGCTCTTGGATTGTGTAATTTCTTGTTTGGAAAAGTTACACTGATTACTGGAATGCCATGGAATGCCATGGATCCTATTGTAGTGGGACTCCCTATAGCAGCTATTATTACAGTAGCAGTAACATTATTAACCAAACCTATGGCTAAAGAACATATAGACAAGTGTTTTGAAGGAATGTAA
- a CDS encoding photosystem reaction center subunit H: protein MRIVEEIVGKEVLDSSAAIIGKVKDVETDPETRKIEALVLSKGGISEGLGLSKGETIVPFDMVKKIGDKVLLKSGVE from the coding sequence ATGAGGATTGTGGAAGAAATTGTTGGTAAAGAGGTCTTGGACAGTTCTGCAGCGATTATTGGTAAAGTAAAAGACGTAGAAACAGATCCAGAGACCAGAAAAATCGAAGCACTTGTTTTAAGCAAGGGCGGAATTTCAGAAGGACTGGGATTGTCTAAAGGGGAAACCATTGTTCCTTTTGATATGGTAAAAAAAATTGGAGATAAAGTTCTACTTAAAAGTGGAGTGGAATAA
- a CDS encoding orotate phosphoribosyltransferase: protein MQVVGICSLCGKAGRMNTCSLCGAIVCSDCYYTPKGVCKSCKNKVSRKVI, encoded by the coding sequence GTGCAAGTAGTTGGAATATGTAGTTTATGTGGCAAAGCCGGAAGAATGAATACTTGCTCTCTTTGTGGAGCAATAGTATGTTCGGATTGTTATTATACGCCGAAAGGAGTCTGTAAATCATGCAAGAACAAAGTAAGCAGAAAAGTCATTTAA
- a CDS encoding orotate phosphoribosyltransferase: MQEQSKQKSHLMDLLEKNQVIKFGKFILSSGKESDYYVDMKKAITDPEILQTIAEIITSKIEKDNIDKIAGPALGAVPIATAISLHSKIPLLMIRKEKKGYGTSKLIEGDLRENDNVIVVEDVTTTGNSLLKAIDVIEDNNGFVKRAFVVVDRCEGAQDNFNKKGTKLEPLISIEEFMKK, from the coding sequence ATGCAAGAACAAAGTAAGCAGAAAAGTCATTTAATGGACTTGCTGGAGAAAAATCAGGTAATAAAATTTGGGAAGTTCATTTTATCCTCTGGAAAAGAGAGTGATTACTATGTGGATATGAAAAAGGCCATCACTGATCCAGAAATTCTCCAAACCATTGCAGAAATTATAACTTCTAAAATTGAAAAGGATAATATTGATAAAATAGCAGGGCCTGCTTTAGGTGCGGTTCCTATAGCTACAGCCATATCTTTACATTCTAAAATCCCTCTTCTTATGATTAGAAAAGAGAAAAAGGGTTATGGAACTTCAAAGTTAATTGAAGGTGACTTGAGGGAAAACGACAATGTTATTGTTGTGGAAGATGTCACTACCACTGGAAACTCGCTTTTAAAGGCCATAGATGTCATTGAAGATAATAATGGATTTGTAAAAAGAGCTTTTGTTGTTGTTGACCGGTGTGAAGGTGCTCAGGATAATTTCAATAAAAAAGGAACTAAATTGGAACCTTTAATTTCTATTGAAGAGTTTATGAAAAAATAA
- a CDS encoding molybdenum cofactor biosynthesis protein: MKSQSMESHRKNVPSEIKCGVITLSDSKFEDYQKNENSSTDLSGQLLVKKLETKYNLVDYSIISDDSKMLLDTIEDMIQTKNVDVIITTGGTGIGSRDITVETLTAIFEKELNGFGEIFRAESYKELGAGAILSRATAGIYKNSIIIAMPGSPNAVKLGINIIFNELGHLARHLKE, translated from the coding sequence ATGAAAAGCCAAAGCATGGAAAGTCACCGGAAAAATGTCCCTAGTGAAATTAAATGTGGAGTTATAACCCTTAGTGATTCTAAGTTCGAGGATTATCAAAAAAACGAGAACAGTAGCACTGATTTGTCTGGCCAGTTGCTAGTAAAAAAATTAGAGACCAAATATAATTTAGTTGATTATTCCATAATTTCTGACGATTCAAAAATGCTTTTAGACACCATTGAAGATATGATACAAACAAAAAATGTTGATGTGATTATTACCACCGGTGGTACTGGTATTGGAAGTCGCGACATAACTGTAGAAACTCTAACAGCAATATTTGAAAAAGAACTTAATGGTTTTGGTGAAATTTTTAGAGCAGAGTCCTATAAAGAACTGGGTGCTGGAGCCATACTTAGCCGGGCCACTGCAGGAATTTATAAAAATTCAATTATAATTGCAATGCCTGGATCGCCAAATGCTGTTAAATTAGGTATTAATATAATTTTTAATGAATTAGGACATCTAGCTCGGCATTTAAAAGAATAA
- a CDS encoding ribonuclease VapC: MRGTMRENFKVLDASAFIGGYQPTDKNNFTISEVTEELKDIQSKMIMKNALKDELLKIVEPDPESMNTVETTIKQSGDILRLSKTDKKLLALAIHIKNAYGGVILITDDYSIQNVSKLLEIPFKTVLTPGIQKIYGWKKVCKGCKKEYADNYSFEDCEICGSPIFKKRLKKRN; the protein is encoded by the coding sequence ATGAGGGGTACCATGAGAGAAAATTTTAAAGTTTTAGATGCTTCTGCATTTATTGGGGGCTACCAGCCCACAGATAAAAATAATTTCACTATTTCTGAGGTTACAGAAGAACTAAAAGATATTCAGTCAAAAATGATCATGAAAAATGCCCTAAAAGATGAACTACTAAAGATAGTTGAGCCTGACCCGGAATCTATGAATACTGTGGAAACCACTATTAAACAATCTGGAGATATTTTAAGACTTTCTAAAACGGATAAAAAGCTTTTAGCGTTAGCTATCCATATAAAAAATGCCTATGGTGGTGTTATTTTAATCACTGATGATTATTCTATTCAAAATGTTTCCAAACTTCTTGAAATTCCCTTTAAAACTGTTTTAACGCCAGGAATTCAAAAAATATATGGCTGGAAAAAGGTTTGTAAGGGATGCAAAAAAGAATACGCTGATAACTATTCCTTTGAGGATTGTGAAATCTGTGGCTCTCCAATTTTTAAAAAAAGGCTTAAGAAAAGGAATTAA
- a CDS encoding nitroreductase encodes MNHVLENIKSRRSTRKYLPEQIKDEELQTMLEAAIYAPTGHNDQPWHFTVIQNKELIDEMNIKCKKAMVNLPIDWIAKMGRSENLHIFYNAPTVIVVSGKKDATSPFADCCAAIQNMLLAAESIDIGSCWIGLARFFYENPENLKKLNIPEGYEPHYSVSFGYKALSNPNTPERNRDVVNYIK; translated from the coding sequence ATGAATCACGTGCTAGAAAATATAAAAAGCAGAAGAAGTACCAGGAAATATCTTCCAGAGCAAATTAAAGATGAAGAGCTACAGACTATGCTTGAAGCAGCGATATATGCACCTACTGGCCACAATGACCAGCCATGGCATTTTACAGTAATACAGAATAAAGAATTAATTGATGAAATGAATATAAAATGTAAAAAAGCCATGGTCAATTTACCAATTGATTGGATAGCTAAAATGGGCAGATCCGAAAATTTACACATTTTTTACAATGCACCTACTGTGATAGTTGTTTCTGGAAAAAAAGACGCTACTTCTCCCTTTGCTGATTGCTGTGCCGCCATTCAGAACATGTTACTGGCCGCAGAAAGCATTGATATTGGATCCTGCTGGATAGGCCTGGCCCGATTTTTCTATGAAAATCCGGAAAATTTGAAGAAATTAAACATTCCTGAAGGTTATGAACCTCATTATTCCGTATCTTTTGGTTACAAAGCATTATCTAATCCAAATACACCTGAAAGAAACAGAGATGTAGTAAATTACATCAAATAA
- a CDS encoding PadR family transcriptional regulator, whose protein sequence is MKGYLTYLILWILSKNSMNGAQISRELEKRRGTKPSPGTIYPALKELRKNGLIKVDDNKNYSLTPAGEEELKVACKSFCDIFYDMDDMLDFKK, encoded by the coding sequence ATGAAGGGATATTTGACCTATTTAATTTTATGGATATTAAGTAAAAATTCAATGAATGGGGCCCAAATTAGCAGGGAACTGGAAAAAAGAAGAGGAACCAAGCCTAGTCCGGGAACTATTTATCCTGCATTAAAGGAACTTAGAAAGAATGGCCTAATCAAAGTTGATGATAATAAAAATTATTCTTTAACTCCTGCTGGTGAGGAAGAACTTAAAGTGGCCTGTAAATCATTCTGCGATATATTTTATGATATGGACGATATGCTTGATTTTAAGAAATAA
- a CDS encoding methanogenesis marker 2 protein: MDLDALVDSLKNFEGVTRKKPIREITNILKDVYNVAGNTVLNFGDDASAIDIGDGKLLLLAADGIWGKLMTADPYWAGYCSVLVNVNDIAAMGGKPMGMVNVLSVNDEESCYAVMEGIKDGARKFGVPMVGGHVHPDTPYDALDVSISGIVPKNALITSCDAQVGDQVIVAIDLDGRQHPKFALNWDTTTHKKPSLVQAQIDVMGKIGAQKLVTAGKDISNPGTLGTLGMLLESSGVGAEVELNKIPRNESVSWDEWLKSYPGSGFVLTCKPSTVDRCLELLKEVSITGAVVGEIIADEKLYLEHEDQKRVLFDLKTNGIMGVREEKSN; encoded by the coding sequence TTGGATTTAGACGCTCTTGTTGATTCTCTCAAAAATTTTGAAGGAGTCACCCGAAAAAAACCAATTAGAGAAATAACAAATATTCTAAAAGACGTTTACAATGTTGCAGGCAATACTGTGCTTAATTTTGGCGACGATGCATCAGCTATAGATATTGGTGATGGAAAGCTCCTTTTATTAGCTGCCGACGGAATTTGGGGCAAATTAATGACTGCTGATCCTTACTGGGCAGGATACTGTTCTGTTCTGGTAAATGTTAATGATATTGCGGCCATGGGTGGCAAACCTATGGGTATGGTTAATGTCCTTTCAGTTAATGATGAAGAGTCTTGTTATGCAGTCATGGAAGGAATAAAAGACGGAGCCCGGAAATTTGGCGTACCTATGGTTGGTGGACATGTTCATCCAGATACGCCCTATGATGCCCTTGACGTTTCTATTTCTGGTATTGTGCCCAAGAATGCATTAATAACTAGTTGCGATGCCCAAGTAGGTGACCAGGTAATTGTGGCCATTGATTTAGATGGAAGACAGCACCCTAAATTTGCCTTAAATTGGGATACCACCACTCATAAAAAACCATCTCTGGTTCAGGCCCAAATTGATGTCATGGGCAAGATCGGGGCTCAAAAGCTGGTTACTGCTGGAAAAGACATAAGTAATCCTGGAACTTTAGGTACACTGGGAATGCTTTTAGAATCATCAGGAGTAGGTGCGGAGGTTGAATTAAATAAAATTCCACGCAATGAATCGGTAAGCTGGGACGAATGGCTTAAATCATATCCTGGATCTGGATTTGTTCTAACATGCAAACCTTCAACTGTTGATAGATGCTTAGAGCTTTTAAAAGAGGTTAGCATAACTGGGGCGGTTGTAGGAGAAATAATTGCTGATGAAAAACTGTATCTAGAACATGAAGACCAAAAAAGAGTTCTTTTTGATTTAAAAACAAATGGAATAATGGGAGTAAGAGAGGAAAAGTCAAATTAA